One Candidatus Obscuribacterales bacterium genomic window carries:
- a CDS encoding PAS domain-containing protein, which translates to MSKRNTDPIESEKIYQAMHELEALTRNYIDGVLKSRDAAAAHARFLMAILDSIGDGLIVVDASKNILLANQAAIAIAGWEIANLSMSELRSRYKRFKEDGQTPLLEDEEPLFIALNEGRAVESIGFVTSPHLPPEGIWIRTIASPVKNENGEVIGGVTLFQDITKSVKLKKQRDALATLITHDLKNHLIAESGVLEVLADELSDEVDPEIKDMLTEQVAGNFKYLELASTLVELCRTEMLSTKDHMSLVAIPDLLNSAIDLNKQHLTNTGVEVILNMEPNLPFVRGIFPALQQVFHNLVQNAIFVSDEGETVTINAKRKDGFIEIEIADMGPGIPEEKMKTLFDPSTAATHVRTSSSTGVGLHLCRLLLDLHGGKLTCASEVDHGTSFFVDLPI; encoded by the coding sequence ATGAGCAAGCGTAATACAGACCCAATAGAATCTGAAAAAATATATCAAGCAATGCACGAGCTTGAGGCATTAACACGCAACTACATAGATGGCGTCCTCAAATCTCGCGATGCCGCTGCTGCTCATGCTCGTTTTTTGATGGCAATCTTAGATTCAATCGGCGATGGCTTGATTGTCGTGGACGCCAGCAAAAACATACTCTTGGCCAATCAAGCGGCAATTGCCATAGCCGGCTGGGAAATAGCCAATCTTTCCATGTCGGAATTACGCAGCCGCTACAAGCGCTTCAAGGAAGATGGACAGACACCACTTTTAGAGGATGAAGAACCCCTTTTTATAGCTCTTAATGAAGGCAGAGCTGTCGAGTCAATTGGTTTTGTTACCAGTCCACACTTACCGCCGGAAGGAATTTGGATACGAACAATTGCCTCACCTGTCAAAAATGAAAATGGTGAAGTTATTGGCGGCGTCACACTATTTCAGGACATAACAAAATCGGTAAAACTAAAAAAGCAAAGAGATGCGCTAGCAACGCTTATCACACACGATTTAAAAAACCATCTTATTGCCGAATCCGGCGTCTTGGAAGTTCTAGCAGACGAATTGTCCGATGAGGTCGATCCGGAAATCAAAGATATGCTGACAGAGCAAGTCGCCGGCAATTTCAAATATCTTGAACTTGCTTCAACACTTGTGGAATTATGTCGAACAGAAATGCTATCGACAAAAGATCACATGAGTTTAGTAGCTATACCTGACTTGCTAAATTCTGCAATTGATTTAAACAAGCAACATTTGACTAATACCGGCGTAGAAGTAATTCTAAATATGGAACCCAATTTGCCTTTCGTCAGAGGCATTTTCCCTGCATTGCAACAAGTTTTTCACAATCTCGTACAAAACGCCATTTTCGTAAGTGATGAAGGCGAAACAGTAACCATCAATGCTAAGAGAAAAGACGGCTTCATTGAAATTGAAATAGCAGATATGGGCCCAGGAATTCCAGAAGAGAAAATGAAAACTCTTTTCGATCCATCAACAGCTGCAACACATGTGCGCACCAGCAGCTCAACAGGAGTTGGACTACATCTTTGCCGACTATTACTTGATCTGCACGGCGGCAAACTAACTTGCGCCAGCGAAGTCGATCACGGCACCAGCTTCTTTGTTGACTTGCCGATCTAA
- the glyQ gene encoding glycine--tRNA ligase subunit alpha has protein sequence MALTFQQVIHKLNEFWDKQGCVIMQAYDLEKGASTMSPGTFLRVLGPEPWNMAVTDPCRRPTDGRYGENPNRMQHYFQYQVILKPSPDDVQEKYLESLKVLGIDPLKHDVRFVEDNWESPTLGAWGVGWEVWLDGMEITQFTYFQQAGGLEVKPVAAEITYGLERICTYLQNVESVYELKWNDKVTYGEIYHRNEVEQSTFNFEESNPEMLSTLFAKHEEEARRLIEKKLVMPAYEQVLKCSHTFNLLDARGVLGRDERMANILRIRRLSEKIARLYLEQRIELGFPLMPESERAQAVETYKERYLTIKN, from the coding sequence GGGCGTCGACAATGAGCCCCGGCACCTTCCTGCGCGTCCTGGGCCCTGAACCTTGGAATATGGCCGTTACAGACCCTTGCCGCAGACCGACAGACGGGCGCTACGGCGAAAATCCTAACCGCATGCAACATTATTTCCAGTATCAGGTCATCTTGAAGCCATCTCCAGATGACGTCCAAGAGAAGTATCTGGAAAGTCTCAAAGTCCTAGGCATTGATCCGCTTAAACATGACGTACGTTTTGTTGAAGACAATTGGGAGTCACCGACACTTGGTGCCTGGGGCGTAGGTTGGGAAGTTTGGCTAGACGGTATGGAAATAACGCAATTCACTTATTTCCAACAAGCAGGCGGTCTGGAAGTAAAACCGGTTGCTGCTGAAATTACTTACGGTCTTGAGCGCATTTGCACCTACTTGCAAAATGTCGAAAGCGTTTATGAACTGAAGTGGAATGATAAAGTAACTTACGGTGAAATCTACCACCGCAACGAAGTTGAGCAATCTACTTTCAATTTTGAAGAAAGCAATCCGGAAATGCTCTCGACGCTTTTTGCCAAGCACGAAGAAGAAGCGAGACGCCTCATTGAAAAGAAACTTGTTATGCCTGCTTACGAGCAAGTGCTTAAGTGCTCACACACTTTCAATCTGCTTGATGCCCGCGGTGTTTTAGGACGTGATGAGCGCATGGCAAACATTTTGCGCATACGTCGTCTGTCAGAAAAAATTGCTAGACTCTATTTAGAACAACGTATTGAGTTGGGCTTCCCGCTCATGCCGGAATCAGAACGCGCACAGGCTGTTGAGACCTATAAAGAACGTTATCTAACGATAAAGAACTAA
- the thrB gene encoding homoserine kinase gives MKTKVTVKVPASTANLGPGFDSLALALSLYTTVSIEIRNDATQSHPMLKLVGPIAQQLPTGSDNLVTKVVKQMWPVDAELLNRAFITISSEIPLARGLGSSAAATIAAAWAAASFTDKRPVPHMILKAALEYEAHPDNLAASLMGGFVVSSTDDGNCRYEKLAWPDKWKIISIIPQQSLSTNEARAVLPKEVSLQDAVFNLQKTAILVAAVARTDDLGLKHALTDRLHEPYRQGLIPLLAETKTALGELPYLGCVISGAGPSVTVIVHANDFEPVLDTLKKWAATNKAVSKVMPLAVCPKGVQATFE, from the coding sequence ATGAAGACAAAAGTGACAGTCAAAGTACCTGCCTCCACGGCCAATCTTGGTCCGGGCTTTGATTCACTTGCGCTTGCGCTTAGTCTGTACACGACAGTGTCAATTGAAATTCGAAATGACGCAACACAATCACATCCGATGCTGAAGCTCGTTGGACCAATTGCTCAGCAATTGCCTACAGGCTCGGACAATCTAGTCACTAAAGTTGTAAAACAAATGTGGCCGGTGGATGCCGAATTGCTCAATCGAGCCTTTATTACGATATCTTCGGAGATTCCACTTGCGCGTGGACTAGGATCAAGCGCAGCGGCAACAATCGCAGCAGCTTGGGCAGCTGCATCTTTTACCGACAAAAGACCTGTTCCACATATGATCTTAAAAGCAGCTTTGGAATACGAAGCACATCCGGACAACTTAGCAGCAAGCCTCATGGGAGGCTTTGTCGTCTCATCTACAGACGACGGCAATTGCCGCTATGAAAAACTTGCCTGGCCGGACAAATGGAAAATAATCAGTATCATTCCTCAACAATCTCTTTCAACAAACGAAGCTCGCGCAGTTTTACCAAAAGAAGTGAGCCTGCAAGATGCTGTCTTCAATTTGCAAAAGACAGCAATTTTAGTTGCCGCTGTTGCGCGCACTGATGATTTAGGATTGAAGCATGCCCTCACTGATAGACTGCATGAGCCTTACAGACAAGGACTAATTCCGCTTCTTGCCGAGACAAAGACTGCGCTCGGTGAACTACCCTACCTCGGTTGCGTGATTAGTGGCGCCGGTCCATCAGTTACAGTAATCGTGCATGCAAACGATTTTGAACCCGTGTTGGACACTCTCAAAAAATGGGCGGCAACCAACAAGGCTGTGTCAAAAGTGATGCCTTTGGCAGTCTGTCCAAAGGGGGTGCAAGCCACCTTTGAGTAA
- the thrC gene encoding threonine synthase, which translates to MHNSAALIDTYRDYLPMSDTTPIITLGEGNTPLVKAVNLPQQLGFPNLNLHFKLEGLNPTGSFKDRGMTLAISKAVEEGCRGVICASTGNTSASAAAFATKAGIPCFVLLPAGHVALGKLAQAILYGAKLISIDGNFDQALNLVREVADDCHLTIVNSINKYRLEGQKTAAFEVIEQLGKPPDYLFIPVGNAGNISAYWRGFKLWKNMGKISSAPRMCGFEAAGAAAIVLKRSIAEPETKATAIRIGNPASWKEAEKAAIESDGWIDSVTDDEIMDAYKLIARSEGIFCEPSSAAGLAGLIKHLKAGAVMTNATVVSVLTGNGLKDPNAAMSAIKIDLNPIEATMEKVKQAIGI; encoded by the coding sequence ATGCACAATAGCGCAGCACTAATTGACACATATCGCGATTACCTGCCGATGTCGGATACAACTCCGATAATAACTCTCGGCGAAGGCAACACGCCGCTTGTAAAAGCTGTAAATCTGCCACAACAATTGGGATTTCCCAATCTCAATCTCCACTTCAAACTTGAGGGACTTAACCCTACAGGCAGCTTCAAAGATCGCGGCATGACTCTGGCTATTTCAAAAGCAGTGGAAGAGGGTTGCCGTGGAGTGATTTGTGCTTCGACTGGAAACACAAGCGCTTCAGCAGCAGCTTTCGCTACCAAAGCAGGAATACCTTGCTTTGTTTTGCTGCCGGCAGGACATGTTGCCTTAGGCAAATTAGCGCAAGCAATTCTTTACGGAGCGAAACTCATATCAATTGACGGCAATTTTGATCAAGCGCTCAATCTTGTTCGCGAAGTAGCAGACGACTGCCACCTCACTATCGTCAATTCAATCAATAAGTACAGACTGGAAGGACAAAAGACAGCAGCCTTTGAAGTAATCGAGCAATTAGGCAAACCTCCTGATTATCTATTTATTCCAGTCGGCAATGCCGGCAATATTTCCGCATACTGGCGCGGTTTTAAACTCTGGAAGAATATGGGCAAAATTTCCTCGGCACCGCGAATGTGCGGCTTTGAAGCAGCAGGAGCGGCAGCCATTGTTTTAAAACGTTCAATTGCCGAGCCGGAAACAAAAGCTACGGCCATTCGCATAGGCAATCCAGCAAGCTGGAAAGAAGCGGAGAAAGCTGCAATTGAATCTGATGGCTGGATCGATTCTGTAACAGATGACGAGATTATGGATGCTTATAAGCTAATTGCTCGCTCAGAAGGTATTTTCTGCGAACCATCAAGTGCTGCCGGACTGGCAGGACTTATCAAACACCTCAAAGCCGGTGCCGTAATGACTAATGCGACTGTTGTTTCGGTACTGACCGGCAATGGCTTGAAAGATCCAAATGCAGCAATGAGCGCTATCAAAATTGATCTCAATCCAATTGAGGCGACCATGGAAAAAGTGAAACAAGCCATAGGCATATGA
- a CDS encoding aspartate kinase yields MSNTNITVLKFGGSSVKSIGRIQHVGEIVQERCKSGKVLVVVSAMGDTTDYLIKLAKQATENPDAREMDQLLAVGEQISITLLTMSLHSLGIKARSLTAAQVGIFTETVHNKARIVDVKSESLMNALKTNDVLVVAGFQGITETGDVTTLGRGGSDTTAVALAAAVNAVCCDIYTDVDGIYTADPNVITGARLLNQISHEEVLEMSRMGAQVIHPRAVELARRYKVPLRVRNTFKPDHGGTLIDGGDNMEIYRTVSGVAIDKDQASVAILNVPDKPGIAGTIMQTLAAQNIVIDMIMQAFHPTMGKNSITFTVHQNDLDQTIAALNQIKSDLGASEVLSDPDIAKVSLIGAGLAGQPGVAARVFNTLGKNSINIKMIATSEMKLTCVVSQADTEKAAQLIHDAFELKRAVQHEQA; encoded by the coding sequence TTGAGTAATACGAATATCACTGTATTGAAATTCGGCGGCTCCTCTGTGAAAAGCATTGGGCGAATTCAACACGTTGGCGAAATAGTTCAGGAAAGATGCAAATCCGGCAAAGTACTGGTTGTCGTTTCAGCCATGGGTGACACGACTGATTACTTGATTAAACTGGCAAAGCAAGCAACAGAAAATCCCGATGCTCGCGAAATGGATCAGCTACTGGCAGTCGGTGAACAAATTTCAATTACTCTTCTGACAATGAGCCTGCACAGCTTGGGCATCAAGGCACGCTCCTTGACCGCTGCTCAGGTGGGAATTTTCACCGAGACTGTCCACAACAAGGCACGAATTGTTGATGTTAAGTCAGAAAGTCTTATGAACGCTTTGAAGACCAATGATGTTCTAGTTGTAGCCGGCTTCCAGGGAATCACCGAAACAGGTGACGTGACGACACTAGGTAGAGGCGGATCAGATACAACTGCCGTCGCATTGGCTGCGGCCGTGAATGCCGTTTGCTGCGACATTTACACAGATGTAGATGGCATTTACACAGCTGATCCAAATGTAATTACAGGTGCACGCCTGCTAAATCAAATCTCACACGAAGAAGTTTTGGAAATGTCCCGGATGGGTGCTCAGGTTATTCACCCTCGCGCAGTCGAGTTAGCTCGCCGGTATAAGGTCCCCCTGCGCGTGCGCAACACCTTTAAGCCGGACCATGGTGGTACATTAATTGATGGAGGAGACAATATGGAAATCTACCGCACGGTAAGCGGTGTGGCTATCGATAAAGACCAAGCCAGCGTAGCCATCCTTAATGTCCCAGATAAGCCGGGAATCGCCGGCACAATAATGCAAACACTGGCAGCACAAAACATCGTTATCGACATGATTATGCAAGCCTTTCATCCCACAATGGGCAAGAACAGCATCACATTTACCGTGCATCAAAATGACCTTGATCAAACAATCGCAGCGCTGAACCAAATTAAGTCAGACCTAGGCGCCAGTGAAGTCTTATCCGACCCCGACATCGCCAAAGTTAGCCTTATCGGCGCTGGACTGGCAGGACAACCCGGAGTTGCAGCCAGAGTCTTCAATACACTTGGGAAAAACAGCATAAATATAAAAATGATAGCTACAAGCGAGATGAAACTAACTTGCGTCGTAAGTCAAGCAGACACAGAAAAGGCAGCCCAGCTAATACATGATGCTTTTGAATTGAAACGAGCAGTGCAACATGAGCAAGCGTAA
- a CDS encoding homoserine dehydrogenase, translated as MSKVTLGMIGLGTVGQGVVRLLCGNKNLVLKKVAVANLAKARQVELPGSCELTSDVSALLNDPEIEILIEVMGGETPALDFMLQAIEKRKHIITANKEVLAKHGPTLFEKARAKGVDIFFEAAVAGGLPLISTIHKGLEANEISSVVGIMNGTTNYILSQMTEKGIDFDVALADAQKQGFAEADPTADVDGHDVSYKLSILSALAYGRFAKPSEIYKESIRKINFDDIKIAGDLGYAIKLIGITKEIDGQLNVLVAPMLVPASHVLAAVSSANNGILVNGSAVGEIVMVGPGAGQMPTASAIVGDTINLANALQLPDFSSYFQPEIETDWAAVKEASTWRSPYYLRLIVADTPGVIGHLGTIFGEHNISIRSLIQKDTKKNEASVVVITHEASKADMDKAIKKLQASAFLKEAAAILHIFQPETNHAQ; from the coding sequence ATGTCAAAGGTTACTTTGGGCATGATTGGGCTTGGAACGGTCGGGCAAGGAGTTGTTCGGCTGCTTTGTGGCAACAAGAATTTGGTCTTGAAGAAAGTGGCTGTGGCCAATCTCGCAAAAGCCAGGCAAGTCGAGTTGCCTGGTTCGTGCGAACTAACAAGTGATGTTTCAGCGCTTTTGAACGACCCGGAAATTGAAATTCTTATCGAGGTGATGGGTGGTGAAACACCAGCTTTGGACTTCATGCTGCAAGCCATTGAAAAACGCAAACACATTATCACCGCTAACAAAGAAGTCTTAGCCAAACACGGTCCGACACTCTTTGAAAAAGCTCGCGCTAAAGGAGTGGACATTTTTTTTGAAGCAGCAGTTGCCGGCGGCTTGCCTTTGATTTCCACTATTCATAAGGGACTTGAAGCCAACGAAATATCTTCCGTTGTCGGAATAATGAACGGCACGACCAATTACATTCTGTCGCAGATGACAGAAAAAGGAATTGATTTTGATGTTGCTTTGGCCGATGCTCAGAAGCAAGGTTTTGCCGAGGCAGATCCAACTGCCGACGTCGACGGACACGATGTGTCCTATAAACTTTCAATTTTATCAGCATTAGCATATGGCCGCTTTGCAAAGCCATCTGAGATCTACAAAGAAAGCATTCGCAAAATCAATTTCGACGACATTAAAATTGCCGGCGATCTAGGTTATGCAATCAAACTAATCGGCATCACCAAAGAAATAGACGGACAGTTGAATGTGCTCGTCGCGCCGATGCTTGTTCCGGCAAGTCATGTTTTGGCAGCAGTCTCCTCAGCGAATAACGGCATTCTCGTTAACGGTTCAGCCGTCGGTGAAATCGTCATGGTTGGACCGGGTGCCGGACAAATGCCCACTGCTTCAGCAATTGTCGGAGACACAATAAATTTAGCCAATGCTCTTCAGTTGCCCGATTTCTCTAGCTATTTCCAACCGGAGATTGAAACGGATTGGGCTGCAGTAAAAGAAGCTTCAACCTGGCGATCGCCCTATTACTTGCGTTTGATTGTTGCTGACACACCAGGTGTCATCGGCCATCTCGGCACTATTTTCGGCGAGCACAACATAAGCATTCGCAGCTTGATTCAAAAGGACACCAAGAAAAACGAAGCATCAGTCGTTGTAATCACGCACGAAGCAAGCAAAGCCGACATGGACAAAGCCATCAAGAAATTGCAAGCGTCCGCATTTCTCAAAGAAGCAGCAGCAATCCTGCATATTTTCCAACCAGAGACTAATCATGCACAATAG